A genome region from Dickeya dadantii NCPPB 898 includes the following:
- a CDS encoding NUDIX domain-containing protein, whose amino-acid sequence MFKPHVTVACVVQAEGHFLVVEEEINHRRLWNQPAGHLEADETLIQAAQRELFEETGIRATPQSFLQLHQWIAPDKTPFLRFCFTLDLPERLPTTPHDSDIACCHWLKPEVILQADCLRSPLVAASLVCYQRGQRYPLSILEAFNWPFPDPA is encoded by the coding sequence ATGTTTAAACCGCATGTGACCGTGGCCTGCGTTGTACAGGCGGAAGGCCATTTTCTGGTTGTTGAAGAAGAAATTAACCACCGGCGTCTGTGGAACCAGCCTGCCGGTCATCTGGAAGCGGACGAAACGCTGATTCAGGCGGCACAGCGAGAGCTGTTTGAGGAAACCGGCATCCGCGCCACACCGCAAAGCTTCCTGCAACTGCATCAGTGGATCGCGCCGGACAAAACGCCCTTTCTGCGTTTTTGTTTCACGCTTGACCTGCCCGAGCGGCTGCCCACCACCCCGCACGACAGCGATATCGCCTGCTGCCACTGGCTGAAGCCGGAAGTCATTCTCCAGGCTGATTGCCTGCGATCCCCGCTGGTGGCCGCCAGCCTGGTATGCTATCAGCGCGGCCAGCGCTACCCGCTAAGTATACTGGAAGCCTTCAACTGGCCGTTTCCCGATCCGGCCTGA
- the mnmA gene encoding tRNA 2-thiouridine(34) synthase MnmA, with protein sequence MSDNSQKKVIVGMSGGVDSSVSAYLLQQQGYRVEGLFMKNWEEDDDTEYCSAATDLADAQAVCDKLGIELHTVNFAAEYWDNVFEHFLAEYRAGRTPNPDILCNKEIKFKAFLEFAAEDLGADYIATGHYVRRKDVDGKSRLLRGLDGNKDQSYFLYTLSYQQLAQSLFPVGELEKPQVREIAEQLDLATARKKDSTGICFIGERKFRDFLARYLPAQPGPILSVDDGKVMGEHQGLMYHTLGQRKGLGIGGVKEGGDDPWYVVDKDVANNVLYVAQGHEHPRLMSVGLIAQQLHWVDREPLTQPLRCAVKTRYRQADIPCLLTPLDADRIEVRFDEPVAAVTPGQSAVFYQGEVCLGGGIIEERLRSAQ encoded by the coding sequence ATGTCAGATAACAGCCAGAAAAAAGTCATTGTCGGTATGTCCGGCGGTGTTGACTCATCGGTATCCGCCTACCTGCTGCAACAGCAGGGGTATCGGGTAGAAGGCCTGTTCATGAAGAACTGGGAAGAAGATGACGATACGGAGTATTGCTCCGCCGCCACCGATTTGGCCGATGCGCAGGCTGTCTGCGACAAGCTGGGCATTGAACTGCACACCGTCAATTTCGCCGCCGAATACTGGGACAACGTTTTTGAGCACTTTCTGGCGGAATACCGCGCCGGTCGCACGCCCAATCCCGATATTTTGTGCAACAAGGAAATCAAGTTCAAAGCCTTCCTGGAGTTTGCCGCCGAGGATTTAGGGGCGGATTACATCGCTACCGGCCATTACGTGCGCCGTAAGGACGTGGATGGTAAAAGCCGCCTGCTGCGCGGTCTGGACGGCAACAAGGACCAGAGCTACTTCCTGTATACCCTAAGCTATCAGCAACTGGCGCAGAGCCTGTTCCCGGTCGGCGAGCTGGAAAAACCGCAGGTGCGCGAAATCGCGGAACAACTGGATCTGGCGACCGCCCGGAAAAAAGATTCCACCGGCATTTGCTTCATCGGCGAGCGCAAATTCCGCGACTTTCTGGCGCGCTACCTGCCCGCACAGCCCGGCCCGATTCTGTCCGTCGACGATGGCAAGGTGATGGGCGAACATCAGGGGCTGATGTACCACACGCTGGGGCAGCGCAAAGGGCTTGGCATTGGCGGCGTAAAAGAAGGCGGCGACGACCCGTGGTACGTGGTCGACAAAGATGTCGCCAACAACGTGCTGTATGTCGCGCAGGGCCATGAACACCCGCGCCTGATGTCTGTCGGCCTGATTGCCCAGCAACTGCACTGGGTCGATCGTGAACCGCTGACTCAACCGCTGCGTTGCGCGGTAAAAACCCGCTATCGTCAGGCCGATATTCCCTGCCTGCTGACGCCGCTCGACGCAGACCGCATCGAAGTCCGTTTTGATGAGCCGGTGGCCGCGGTCACGCCGGGTCAGTCCGCGGTATTTTATCAGGGCGAAGTCTGCCTTGGCGGCGGCATCATCGAAGAGCGTCTGCGCTCGGCGCAATAA
- the hflD gene encoding high frequency lysogenization protein HflD: MAKNYHDITLAMAGICQSAHLVQQLAHQGSCDMDALKASLKSIMNINPPSTLDVFGNTERNLKIGLETLLGILNSSREGLGAELSRYTFSLMVLERRLHNNREAMNDLGSRISQLDRQLEHYDLLSDTFINVLAGIYVDVISKLGPRIQVTGAQEVLKNPQIQAKVRAALLAGIRAAVLWQQVGGSRLQLMFSRSKLVRHAQEILARCHD, from the coding sequence GTGGCTAAAAACTATCATGACATTACGCTGGCAATGGCAGGCATCTGCCAGTCTGCTCATTTGGTGCAGCAATTAGCTCATCAGGGCAGTTGTGATATGGATGCGTTAAAAGCGTCACTGAAAAGCATCATGAACATTAATCCGCCCAGCACACTGGATGTTTTTGGCAACACGGAACGTAATCTAAAAATCGGGCTGGAAACCCTGCTGGGTATTCTCAATTCGTCGCGCGAAGGGCTGGGCGCGGAGCTGTCGCGCTATACCTTCAGCCTGATGGTGCTGGAACGCCGCCTGCACAATAACCGCGAAGCGATGAACGATCTGGGTAGCCGCATCAGCCAGTTGGACCGGCAGTTGGAGCACTACGACTTGCTGTCGGACACCTTCATTAATGTGCTGGCCGGCATTTATGTGGACGTGATCAGCAAACTCGGCCCGCGCATTCAGGTGACAGGCGCGCAGGAAGTGCTGAAGAACCCGCAGATTCAGGCGAAGGTGCGGGCAGCGCTGCTGGCCGGAATCCGCGCCGCCGTACTCTGGCAACAGGTGGGCGGCAGCCGGCTGCAATTGATGTTCTCCCGCAGCAAGCTGGTGCGCCACGCGCAGGAGATCCTGGCCCGCTGCCACGACTGA
- the purB gene encoding adenylosuccinate lyase, translating to MELSSLTAVSPIDGRYGDKVSMLRTIFSEYGLLKFRVQVEVRWLQKLAACAEIREVPAFDADANAFLDKIIAEFSEEDAARIKTIERTTNHDVKAVEYFLKEKVAAVPALHAVNEFIHFACTSEDINNLSHALMLDAARRDVLLPFWRNIIDAIKQLALQYRDIPLLSRTHGQPATPSTIGKEFANVAYRMERQFRQLQQVEILGKINGAVGNYNAHMVAYPAVDWHQFSESFVTSLGIQWNPYTTQIEPHDYIAELFDCVARFNTILIDFDRDVWGYVALNHFKQKTIAGEIGSSTMPHKVNPIDFENSEGNLGLANAVMGHLASKLPVSRWQRDLTDSTVLRNLGVGVGYAVIAYQASLKGISKLEVNRDRLLDELDHNWEVLAEPIQTVMRRYGIEKPYEKLKELTRGKRVDAEGMKAFIDGLALPEDEKTRLKALTPANYIGRAVKLVDEL from the coding sequence ATGGAATTATCCTCACTGACCGCCGTTTCCCCCATTGATGGACGCTACGGCGATAAAGTCAGCATGTTGCGCACTATTTTCAGCGAATACGGTCTGCTGAAATTCCGTGTGCAGGTTGAAGTACGTTGGCTGCAAAAACTGGCGGCCTGTGCAGAAATCAGGGAAGTTCCTGCATTTGATGCTGACGCAAACGCTTTCCTTGATAAAATCATCGCTGAATTCAGCGAAGAAGACGCCGCGCGCATCAAAACCATCGAACGCACCACTAACCATGACGTCAAAGCGGTGGAGTATTTCCTGAAGGAAAAAGTGGCGGCGGTCCCGGCGCTGCATGCCGTGAACGAATTTATCCATTTCGCCTGCACCTCCGAGGATATCAATAACCTGTCCCACGCCCTGATGCTGGACGCCGCCCGCCGCGATGTGCTGTTGCCGTTCTGGCGCAATATCATTGACGCCATCAAACAGCTGGCGCTGCAGTATCGCGACATTCCGCTGCTGTCCCGCACCCACGGCCAGCCGGCTACGCCGTCCACCATCGGTAAAGAGTTTGCCAACGTCGCCTACCGTATGGAGCGCCAGTTCCGTCAACTGCAGCAGGTGGAAATTCTGGGCAAAATCAACGGCGCCGTGGGGAACTATAACGCCCATATGGTGGCTTACCCGGCAGTCGACTGGCACCAGTTCAGCGAAAGTTTCGTCACCTCGCTGGGCATCCAGTGGAACCCCTACACCACGCAGATTGAACCGCATGACTACATTGCCGAACTGTTCGACTGCGTCGCCCGTTTCAACACCATTTTGATCGACTTCGACCGCGATGTATGGGGCTACGTCGCCCTCAACCACTTCAAACAGAAAACCATCGCCGGCGAAATCGGCTCGTCAACCATGCCGCACAAAGTCAACCCGATCGACTTTGAAAACTCCGAAGGCAACCTCGGCCTGGCTAACGCGGTGATGGGCCACCTCGCCAGCAAATTGCCGGTATCCCGCTGGCAGCGCGATCTGACCGACTCCACGGTGCTGCGCAACCTGGGCGTGGGCGTAGGCTATGCGGTCATCGCTTATCAGGCGTCCCTGAAAGGCATCAGCAAGCTGGAAGTCAACCGCGATCGTCTGCTGGATGAACTGGATCACAACTGGGAAGTGCTGGCCGAGCCGATCCAGACGGTGATGCGCCGTTACGGCATTGAGAAGCCGTACGAAAAACTCAAAGAACTGACCCGCGGCAAGCGCGTGGACGCCGAAGGCATGAAAGCCTTTATCGACGGGCTGGCGCTGCCGGAAGACGAAAAAACCCGTCTCAAAGCGCTGACCCCGGCCAATTACATCGGCCGCGCCGTGAAACTGGTCGACGAACTCTGA
- the phoP gene encoding two-component system response regulator PhoP — MRILVVEDNVLLRHHLNVQLNEMGHQVDAAADAKEADYFLQEHAPDIAIVDLGLPVEDGTSLIRRWRAHQVKLPILVLTARESWQEKVAVLEAGADDYVTKPFHIEEVVARMQALMRRNSGLASQIISLPPFEVDLSRRELLVHGDPVKLTAFEYTIIETLIRNNGKVVSKESLMLQLYPDAELRESHTIDVLMGRLRKKLQTANSHDVITTVRGQGYRFDI; from the coding sequence ATGCGCATTCTTGTCGTTGAAGATAATGTTCTGTTACGCCATCACCTGAATGTCCAGTTAAATGAAATGGGGCACCAGGTTGATGCGGCGGCGGACGCGAAAGAAGCGGATTATTTCCTTCAGGAACACGCGCCGGATATCGCCATCGTCGACCTGGGCCTGCCGGTGGAAGACGGCACCAGTTTGATCCGCCGCTGGCGCGCGCATCAGGTCAAATTACCGATTCTGGTCCTCACCGCACGGGAAAGCTGGCAGGAAAAAGTGGCGGTGCTGGAAGCCGGCGCCGACGATTACGTCACCAAACCGTTTCACATCGAGGAAGTGGTGGCGCGCATGCAGGCGCTGATGCGTCGCAACAGCGGTCTGGCTTCCCAAATCATCAGCCTGCCGCCCTTTGAGGTCGACCTGTCGCGCCGGGAATTGCTGGTACATGGCGACCCGGTCAAGCTGACGGCGTTTGAATACACCATCATCGAAACCTTGATCCGCAACAATGGCAAGGTAGTCAGCAAGGAGTCGCTGATGCTGCAACTGTACCCGGACGCCGAATTGCGGGAAAGCCACACCATCGACGTGCTGATGGGCCGACTGCGCAAAAAATTGCAGACCGCCAATTCCCACGATGTCATCACCACCGTTCGCGGGCAGGGTTACCGCTTCGATATCTAA
- the phoQ gene encoding two-component system sensor histidine kinase PhoQ has translation MKKSPFSLRFRFLIATAAVVLALTLSYGIVAVVGYSVSFDKTSFRLLRGESNLFYSLAQWHDNQLTIATPPEIDINYPTLVFIYDKHGKLLWRERAVPELESQIKPEWLEKTDYHELDADTNTSNAVLQGSNPQMLDKLHAYSSEDKTPFTHSIAVNVYPASERLPKMVIVVVDRVPQELQQADVVWEWFRYVFIAHLVLVLPLLWLAAHWSLRPIKHLVHQISELEHGSREHLDENPPRELNSLVRNLNTLLSNERQRYHKYRTTLTDLTHSLKTPLAVLQTTLRSLRTGKELTIEQAEPIMLTQISRISQQIGYYLHRASVRTEHLTITREVHSVPAQLDALCSALNKVYQRKGVVLTMDIAPELTFIGEKNDFMEVMGNILDNACKYCLEFVEISARYSGQKLHLVIEDDGPGIPDSKRELIFQRGQRADTLRPGQGIGLSVAAEIIEQYQGEILIGTSALGGAKVEAIFGRQHLGQNEN, from the coding sequence TTGAAAAAATCTCCTTTTTCGCTGCGATTTCGCTTTCTGATCGCGACCGCCGCGGTGGTGCTGGCGCTGACGCTCTCCTACGGTATCGTCGCCGTGGTGGGCTACAGCGTCAGTTTCGATAAAACCTCATTTCGCCTGCTACGCGGCGAAAGCAACCTGTTCTACAGCCTGGCGCAATGGCACGATAATCAACTGACCATCGCCACGCCGCCTGAAATCGACATCAATTACCCGACGCTGGTGTTTATCTACGATAAGCACGGCAAACTGCTGTGGCGGGAACGCGCCGTCCCAGAGCTGGAATCGCAGATCAAACCGGAATGGCTGGAAAAAACCGACTATCACGAGCTGGACGCCGACACCAACACCAGTAACGCGGTATTGCAAGGCAGCAACCCGCAGATGCTGGACAAACTGCACGCCTACAGTTCAGAAGACAAAACGCCGTTCACCCATTCTATCGCCGTCAATGTTTACCCGGCCTCCGAGCGCCTGCCCAAGATGGTGATTGTGGTAGTAGACCGGGTGCCGCAGGAACTACAACAGGCTGATGTAGTCTGGGAGTGGTTCCGCTACGTGTTTATCGCCCATTTGGTGCTGGTATTGCCGTTGCTGTGGCTGGCGGCGCACTGGAGCCTGCGGCCGATCAAACATCTGGTGCATCAGATCAGCGAGCTGGAACACGGCTCCCGCGAGCATCTGGACGAAAATCCGCCGCGGGAATTGAACAGTCTGGTGCGCAACCTGAATACGTTGCTGAGCAATGAGCGCCAGCGCTATCACAAATACCGCACTACCCTCACCGACCTGACCCACAGCCTGAAAACGCCGCTGGCCGTGTTGCAAACCACGCTGCGTTCGCTGCGTACCGGTAAAGAACTGACTATCGAGCAGGCCGAACCGATCATGCTGACGCAAATCAGCCGCATCTCGCAGCAAATCGGCTATTACCTGCATCGCGCCAGCGTGCGAACGGAACATCTGACCATCACGCGGGAAGTGCACTCCGTTCCGGCGCAGTTGGACGCGCTCTGCTCTGCGCTGAACAAAGTGTACCAGCGTAAAGGCGTGGTGCTGACGATGGACATCGCCCCGGAGCTGACCTTCATCGGCGAGAAAAACGATTTTATGGAGGTGATGGGCAACATTCTCGACAACGCCTGTAAATACTGTCTGGAGTTCGTGGAAATCAGTGCCCGTTACTCTGGCCAGAAGCTGCATCTGGTGATTGAGGACGATGGCCCCGGCATTCCCGACAGCAAACGGGAACTGATTTTCCAGCGCGGGCAGCGGGCGGACACCTTGCGCCCCGGTCAGGGCATCGGGCTGTCGGTCGCGGCGGAAATCATCGAGCAGTATCAGGGCGAAATTCTGATCGGTACCAGTGCGCTCGGCGGCGCCAAGGTGGAAGCCATTTTCGGCCGCCAGCATCTTGGCCAGAATGAGAACTGA
- a CDS encoding ribosomal protein uL16 3-hydroxylase produces the protein MDYQLNLDWQDFLTHHWQKKPVIIKGGFRHFIDPITPDELAGLAMENEVDSRLVSHQDGRWDVSHGPFESYDHLGESNWSLLVQAVDHWHEPSAALMRPFRQLPDWRIDDLMISFSVPGGGVGPHLDQYDVFIIQGTGRRRWRVGDKVPMKQHCPHPDLLQVAPFDAIIDEELEPGDILYIPPSFPHEGYSLENSLNYSVGFRAPSSRELVSGFADYVLSRELGGQRYSDPDIPARPHPADILPQELDKLQHMMLDLVQHKDAFRQWFGEFVSQSRHELDLAPPEPPYQPGEMYDLLQQGEALRRLGGLRVVRIGEDCFVNGEHLDSRQSQAIAVLAQYDVLDAKRLGDALDDPSFLAQLTALVNSGYWYFVD, from the coding sequence ATGGACTACCAACTTAATCTCGACTGGCAGGATTTTCTGACCCACCACTGGCAAAAAAAACCGGTAATCATCAAAGGTGGTTTCCGCCATTTCATCGATCCGATTACCCCGGATGAATTAGCCGGGCTCGCCATGGAAAACGAGGTGGACAGCCGACTGGTAAGCCATCAGGACGGCCGCTGGGATGTCAGCCACGGTCCATTCGAAAGCTACGATCATCTGGGAGAAAGCAACTGGTCTTTGCTGGTGCAGGCGGTCGACCACTGGCATGAACCTTCCGCCGCGCTGATGCGCCCTTTCCGTCAGTTGCCCGACTGGCGCATTGACGACCTGATGATTTCCTTCTCGGTGCCGGGCGGCGGCGTCGGTCCGCATCTGGATCAGTACGACGTGTTTATCATTCAGGGCACCGGCCGCCGTCGCTGGCGCGTGGGCGACAAAGTGCCGATGAAGCAGCACTGCCCGCATCCTGACCTGTTGCAGGTCGCCCCATTCGACGCCATTATCGATGAGGAACTGGAACCCGGCGACATTCTCTATATTCCGCCCAGTTTCCCGCATGAAGGCTATTCGCTGGAAAACTCGCTCAACTACTCGGTAGGCTTCCGCGCGCCCAGTTCCCGTGAGTTGGTCAGCGGTTTTGCCGACTACGTGCTGTCTCGTGAACTGGGCGGACAGCGCTACAGCGACCCGGACATTCCCGCGCGTCCACACCCGGCGGACATCCTGCCGCAGGAGCTGGATAAACTACAGCACATGATGCTGGATCTGGTGCAGCATAAAGACGCGTTCCGCCAGTGGTTCGGCGAATTTGTCTCCCAGTCGCGTCATGAACTGGATCTGGCGCCGCCGGAGCCGCCTTATCAGCCGGGCGAAATGTACGACCTGCTGCAACAGGGCGAAGCGTTGCGCCGTCTTGGCGGATTGCGGGTGGTGCGTATCGGCGAGGACTGCTTCGTCAACGGCGAGCATCTGGACAGCCGCCAGTCGCAAGCGATCGCCGTGCTGGCGCAGTACGACGTATTGGATGCCAAACGCCTTGGCGATGCGCTGGACGATCCCTCGTTCCTTGCCCAGTTGACCGCGTTGGTCAACAGCGGTTATTGGTATTTTGTTGACTGA
- the pepT gene encoding peptidase T has translation MEKLLDRFLNYVAFDTQSKAGVRQVPSTEGQLKLAQALQQELTELGFEQVSLSKHGCVMATLPGNVAWPVPAVGFIAHMDTSPDFSGKHVNPQIVENYRGGDIALGVGDEVLSPVMFPVLHHLLGQTLITTDGKTLLGADDKAGIAEIITALVRLKKRQVPHGDIRVAFTPDEEVGKGAQHFDVEAFRAEWAYTVDGGGVGELEYENFNAASAVVKIVGNNVHPGWAKGVMVNALSLATRFHQLVPANEVPEQTEGYQGFYHLHSAKGTVERAELHYSIRDFERDGFERRKKTLLEIAETVGKGLHPDCYIEVTITDSYYNMREQVEQYPHIIALAQQAMRDCDITPLMQPIRGGTDGAQLSFRGLPCPNLFTGGYNAHGKHEFVTLEGMESAVAVIMRIAELTALRAKTRHTSSKSVSVKA, from the coding sequence ATGGAAAAATTACTTGATCGTTTTTTAAATTATGTCGCGTTTGACACCCAGTCCAAAGCGGGTGTGCGGCAGGTGCCGAGTACCGAAGGGCAATTAAAACTGGCGCAGGCGTTGCAACAGGAATTGACCGAGCTGGGGTTTGAGCAGGTGTCCCTCAGCAAGCACGGCTGTGTGATGGCAACGTTACCGGGTAATGTGGCCTGGCCGGTGCCGGCGGTGGGGTTTATCGCGCATATGGATACCTCGCCGGATTTCAGCGGCAAGCACGTCAACCCGCAGATTGTGGAGAATTACCGCGGCGGTGATATCGCACTGGGCGTGGGCGACGAGGTGCTGTCGCCGGTGATGTTCCCGGTGTTGCATCATCTGCTGGGGCAGACGCTGATTACGACCGACGGCAAAACGCTGTTGGGCGCCGATGATAAGGCGGGGATCGCGGAGATCATCACCGCGCTGGTGCGGCTGAAAAAACGGCAGGTCCCACATGGTGATATTCGCGTCGCCTTTACGCCGGATGAGGAAGTGGGCAAGGGCGCGCAGCATTTCGATGTTGAGGCGTTCCGGGCCGAATGGGCTTACACGGTGGACGGCGGCGGCGTGGGCGAACTGGAGTATGAAAACTTCAATGCCGCCTCGGCGGTGGTGAAGATTGTCGGCAACAATGTGCATCCTGGCTGGGCCAAAGGGGTAATGGTTAATGCGCTGTCGCTGGCGACGCGTTTCCACCAACTGGTGCCGGCTAATGAAGTTCCGGAACAGACCGAAGGTTATCAGGGGTTCTATCATCTGCACAGCGCGAAAGGGACGGTGGAGCGGGCCGAACTGCACTACAGCATCCGGGATTTTGAGCGCGACGGTTTCGAACGGCGCAAGAAAACCCTGCTGGAGATTGCCGAAACGGTAGGTAAAGGGTTGCACCCGGATTGTTATATCGAGGTCACAATTACCGACAGCTACTACAACATGCGCGAGCAGGTGGAACAGTACCCGCATATCATCGCGCTGGCGCAGCAGGCGATGCGTGATTGCGACATTACGCCGCTGATGCAGCCGATTCGCGGCGGCACCGATGGTGCGCAGCTTTCCTTCCGGGGGTTGCCGTGCCCGAATCTGTTTACCGGCGGGTACAATGCTCACGGCAAGCACGAGTTTGTCACGCTGGAAGGGATGGAAAGCGCAGTGGCGGTGATCATGCGTATCGCCGAACTGACCGCGTTACGGGCCAAAACCCGGCACACCAGCAGCAAGAGTGTGTCGGTTAAAGCCTGA
- a CDS encoding FeoC-like transcriptional regulator: MMTLLELRDFVRERKKVSLQDISTAFKADPGVVEGMLAVWVQKGKIRFHSGEAAPKCGSCCGCDKSLGQYYEWL, translated from the coding sequence ATGATGACGCTACTGGAATTGCGGGATTTTGTCCGCGAAAGAAAAAAGGTGTCGCTGCAGGACATTAGCACCGCTTTTAAGGCCGATCCCGGTGTGGTGGAAGGGATGCTGGCGGTGTGGGTGCAGAAGGGCAAAATCCGCTTTCACAGCGGCGAGGCCGCGCCCAAATGCGGTAGTTGCTGCGGCTGCGATAAAAGCCTGGGTCAGTATTACGAGTGGTTGTAA
- the feoB gene encoding Fe(2+) transporter permease subunit FeoB — translation MSTQPVICVVGNPNCGKTTLFNVLTGGKQTVGNWPGVTVEKKVGSYRYQQQQVTLVDLPGVYSLNPSSESSEDERVARDYILSGEANLVLNIVDASNLERNLYLTAQLLDMQVPMVVAVNMMDIATARKLDIDIAGLQQRLGCPVIPITASQKKGIEMLHEVCQAALAQPVIPPVSIPYDAPLSQAAQAIAERLQGQPAIRNPHWLAIQLLEGDVTVRNRVTADALAFADAQVTRLVAEYEDELDIFLADARYQFVGAVAREVITRRGEVSATLTDKIDRVVLHRFFGIPIFLLVMYLMFVFTINVGSAFIDFFDKLFGALLVEGFGELLLALHTPEWLKTLLADGVGGGIQTVSTFIPVIGCLYLFLSWLEDSGYMARAAFVMDRFMRSIGLPGKAFVPLIVGFGCNVPAVMATRTMERHSDRVVTVMMAPFMSCGARLPVYVLFASALFVEGGQNLVFGLYLVGIAAAIATGFLLKNTALKGDASAFVMEIPPYHLPSLRSVLIRTWERLKGFLLRAGRLIVVVVTVLGFLNSMGTDGSFGNQNTQKSVLSAVGQAIVPVFKPMGIREENWPAAVGVFTGIFAKEAVVGTLDSLYGAMAASQSGGAKEEKTFSLTGGIHDALATIPENLGKLGDALLNPMGINVGDLTDTDTIAKDNKFSVTSLTVISQMFDGRLGAFSYLLMVLLYIPCVAAVSAIWREVGTAWTLFCAGWTIQVGYSTAVVVYQIGRFAQHPLYSLCALLGVAAMLCVTVMLLRRNGLQRQRMAVGEAK, via the coding sequence GGATCTGCCGGGGGTTTACTCGCTGAACCCCTCTTCCGAGAGTTCGGAAGATGAGCGGGTGGCGCGCGATTACATTCTGTCCGGTGAAGCCAATCTGGTGCTGAATATCGTCGATGCCTCCAACCTGGAACGTAATCTGTACCTCACTGCACAGTTGCTGGATATGCAGGTGCCGATGGTGGTGGCCGTCAACATGATGGATATCGCCACCGCCCGCAAACTGGATATTGATATCGCCGGTCTGCAGCAGCGATTGGGATGTCCGGTCATCCCGATTACCGCCAGCCAGAAAAAAGGCATCGAGATGCTGCACGAGGTGTGTCAGGCAGCACTGGCGCAGCCGGTGATTCCGCCGGTGTCGATTCCTTACGATGCGCCGCTGAGCCAGGCTGCGCAGGCGATTGCGGAACGGTTGCAGGGGCAGCCCGCCATTCGCAATCCGCATTGGCTGGCGATTCAGTTGCTGGAAGGCGATGTTACCGTGCGTAACCGGGTGACGGCTGACGCATTGGCGTTTGCCGATGCGCAGGTGACCCGGCTGGTGGCGGAATACGAAGATGAACTGGATATCTTCCTGGCGGACGCGCGTTATCAGTTTGTGGGGGCGGTGGCCCGCGAGGTGATTACCCGGCGCGGCGAAGTCTCCGCGACTCTGACCGACAAGATCGACCGCGTCGTGCTGCACCGTTTTTTTGGTATTCCGATCTTCCTGCTGGTGATGTACCTGATGTTTGTGTTCACCATCAATGTCGGCAGCGCGTTTATCGATTTCTTCGACAAGCTGTTCGGTGCGTTGCTGGTGGAGGGGTTCGGCGAACTGCTGCTGGCGTTGCACACCCCTGAATGGCTGAAAACCTTGCTGGCGGATGGCGTGGGCGGCGGCATTCAGACCGTGTCCACCTTTATTCCGGTGATCGGCTGTCTGTATCTGTTCCTGTCCTGGCTGGAAGACTCCGGTTATATGGCGCGGGCGGCGTTTGTGATGGACCGGTTTATGCGCAGCATCGGTTTGCCGGGTAAGGCGTTTGTGCCGCTGATTGTCGGCTTTGGCTGTAACGTGCCCGCCGTGATGGCGACCCGCACCATGGAGCGTCACAGCGACCGCGTGGTCACGGTGATGATGGCGCCGTTTATGTCCTGCGGCGCGCGGCTGCCGGTATACGTGCTGTTTGCCTCGGCGTTGTTTGTCGAAGGCGGACAGAATCTGGTGTTCGGGTTGTATCTGGTCGGGATCGCCGCCGCTATCGCCACCGGATTTCTGCTGAAAAACACCGCGCTGAAAGGTGATGCTTCCGCGTTTGTCATGGAGATTCCCCCTTACCATCTGCCCAGTCTGCGCAGCGTGCTGATCCGTACCTGGGAGCGTCTGAAAGGGTTCCTGCTACGCGCCGGGCGGCTGATTGTGGTGGTGGTGACGGTGTTGGGTTTCCTTAACTCGATGGGGACGGATGGTTCCTTCGGCAACCAGAATACCCAGAAATCGGTGCTGTCGGCCGTCGGGCAAGCCATCGTGCCGGTATTCAAACCGATGGGGATTCGGGAGGAGAACTGGCCGGCGGCGGTGGGAGTATTCACCGGAATCTTCGCCAAAGAGGCGGTGGTCGGTACGCTGGATTCGTTGTATGGCGCGATGGCGGCCTCGCAGAGCGGCGGCGCGAAGGAGGAAAAAACCTTCAGCCTGACCGGCGGTATTCACGACGCGCTGGCGACCATTCCGGAAAACCTGGGCAAGCTGGGCGATGCGCTGCTTAACCCGATGGGGATCAACGTCGGGGATTTGACCGATACCGACACCATCGCTAAAGACAACAAGTTTTCCGTGACCTCGCTGACCGTGATTAGTCAGATGTTTGATGGCCGGTTGGGCGCGTTCAGCTATTTGCTGATGGTGTTGTTGTACATCCCTTGCGTGGCGGCGGTGTCGGCCATCTGGCGTGAAGTGGGAACCGCCTGGACGCTGTTCTGCGCCGGGTGGACCATTCAGGTCGGGTATAGCACCGCGGTAGTGGTGTATCAGATCGGGCGTTTTGCCCAGCATCCGTTGTACTCGCTGTGCGCGTTGCTGGGGGTGGCGGCGATGCTGTGCGTCACGGTGATGCTGCTGCGCCGTAATGGCTTGCAACGTCAGCGTATGGCGGTAGGTGAAGCGAAGTAA